The following are encoded in a window of Thiohalobacter sp. IOR34 genomic DNA:
- a CDS encoding GNAT family N-acetyltransferase, with product MIETAELEREDHRQAVFELLDLYARDRMGEDHPLDPALQPALIDGLRRAGALVLLAFDDGTAVGLLIGFEAFSTFNARPLLNVHDLAVRPGYRGHGIGRRLLESAEEIARQRGYCKLTLEVRIDNEAAQHLYRSFGFRDCRPPMWFWHKPL from the coding sequence GATCACCGTCAGGCGGTCTTCGAACTGCTCGACCTCTATGCCCGCGACCGCATGGGCGAGGACCATCCGCTGGACCCGGCCCTGCAGCCGGCGCTGATCGACGGCCTGCGACGGGCCGGGGCACTGGTGCTGCTGGCCTTCGACGACGGCACCGCGGTCGGTCTGCTGATCGGCTTCGAGGCTTTCTCCACCTTCAATGCCCGTCCGCTGCTCAACGTCCACGACCTGGCGGTCCGTCCGGGCTACCGCGGCCACGGCATCGGCCGACGGCTGCTGGAAAGCGCCGAGGAGATCGCACGCCAACGCGGTTACTGCAAACTGACGCTGGAGGTACGCATCGACAACGAGGCCGCCCAGCACCTGTACCGCAGCTTCGGTTTCCGCGACTGCCGGCCGCCGATGTGGTTCTGGCACAAACCGCTCTAG